The proteins below come from a single Deinococcus radiotolerans genomic window:
- a CDS encoding ABC transporter permease, which translates to MHSHYVLKRLLQIIPTFLAVMLVVFLLVRLLPGDPASAILGDRATADIVERTNRQLGLDQPLPTQFALFVWNLLQGNLGDSISLKVPVLRLIGERLPVTLFLTVYAAALGLLLAVPLAVLAAVRRNTWVDALIRGVFQVGLSLPVFYVALQLLTLLGARLGWFPIGGYGSGTLGHLYHLFLPALTLGLNLAAVLVRTLRNSVIEVITAEYVEFARAKGLRPRLIMTRHVLRNALIPTVTLLGLNIGALIGGAVITETVFAIPGVGRLMVDAIFGRDYPVIQGLTLTFAVIVSLVFLMTDLIHARLDPRTELS; encoded by the coding sequence ATGCACAGCCATTACGTCCTGAAGCGTCTGCTTCAGATTATTCCGACCTTCCTGGCGGTCATGCTGGTGGTGTTCCTGCTCGTGCGGCTCCTGCCGGGCGATCCCGCCAGCGCGATCCTCGGGGACCGCGCCACGGCGGACATCGTGGAGCGCACCAACCGGCAGCTGGGCCTCGATCAGCCGCTGCCCACGCAGTTCGCGCTGTTCGTCTGGAACCTGCTGCAGGGCAACCTGGGCGACAGCATCTCGCTGAAGGTGCCGGTGCTGCGCCTGATCGGCGAGCGCCTGCCGGTCACGCTGTTCCTGACCGTCTACGCCGCCGCGCTGGGCCTGCTGCTGGCCGTGCCGCTGGCGGTGCTGGCCGCCGTGCGCCGCAACACCTGGGTGGACGCCCTGATCCGCGGCGTGTTCCAGGTGGGCCTCTCGCTGCCGGTGTTCTACGTGGCGCTGCAACTGCTGACGCTACTGGGCGCGCGCCTCGGCTGGTTCCCGATCGGCGGGTACGGCAGCGGCACCCTCGGGCACCTGTACCACCTGTTCCTGCCGGCCCTGACGCTCGGGCTGAACCTCGCGGCCGTCCTGGTGCGGACCCTGCGCAACAGCGTCATTGAGGTCATCACGGCCGAGTACGTGGAGTTCGCGCGCGCCAAGGGCCTGCGGCCGCGCCTGATCATGACCCGGCACGTGCTGCGCAACGCCCTGATTCCCACCGTCACCCTGCTCGGCCTGAACATTGGCGCCCTGATCGGCGGGGCCGTCATCACCGAGACGGTGTTCGCCATTCCCGGCGTCGGCCGCCTGATGGTCGACGCGATCTTCGGCCGCGACTACCCCGTCATTCAGGGCCTGACCCTGACGTTCGCGGTGATCGTGTCCCTGGTGTTCCTGATGACCGACCTGATTCACGCCCGCCTCGACCCGCGCACGGAGCTCTCGTGA
- a CDS encoding ABC transporter permease, giving the protein MTATLTPAAPAAPRVRRRWPKPTLLIGLGLLALLLIAALFPAQLSPFSPTEFDYNAILHGPTAKHPFGTDNFGRDVLSRVIYGTRIDLQIALFTTLFPFIFGTLLGAVTGYAGRWSDALVGRVADLVVVFPFLVLVIAIVAVLGPGLTNLYVAVSAVGWVSYWRLTRGEVLTQKKAEYAQAGRVLGYSPTRILLRHLLPNAVTPAIVYLMTDMSLGILLGASLGYLGLGAQPPTPEWGVMVADGKNFMATAWWISTFPGLALTLAGVTFSLIGDGLADLLRPRT; this is encoded by the coding sequence GTGACGGCCACCCTGACGCCCGCCGCTCCGGCCGCTCCGCGTGTCCGGCGGCGCTGGCCCAAACCTACCCTCCTGATCGGCCTGGGGCTGCTGGCCCTGCTGCTCATCGCGGCGCTCTTCCCGGCGCAGCTTTCACCGTTCAGTCCCACCGAGTTCGACTACAACGCCATCCTGCACGGTCCCACCGCGAAGCACCCCTTCGGCACCGACAACTTCGGGCGGGACGTGCTCAGCCGCGTGATCTACGGCACGCGCATCGACCTGCAGATCGCGCTGTTCACCACGCTGTTCCCGTTCATCTTCGGGACGCTGCTGGGCGCCGTCACCGGGTACGCCGGGCGCTGGAGCGACGCGCTGGTCGGCCGCGTGGCGGACCTCGTGGTGGTCTTCCCGTTCCTGGTGCTGGTCATCGCGATCGTGGCCGTGCTCGGGCCGGGCCTGACCAACCTGTACGTCGCGGTCAGCGCGGTGGGCTGGGTCAGCTACTGGCGCCTCACCCGCGGCGAGGTCCTCACACAGAAGAAAGCTGAGTACGCGCAGGCCGGCCGGGTGCTGGGCTACAGCCCCACGCGCATCCTGCTGCGCCACCTGCTGCCCAACGCCGTCACGCCCGCCATCGTGTACCTGATGACCGACATGAGCCTGGGCATCCTGCTGGGCGCCTCGCTGGGCTACCTGGGCCTGGGCGCGCAGCCCCCAACGCCCGAGTGGGGCGTGATGGTCGCCGACGGGAAGAACTTCATGGCGACCGCGTGGTGGATCAGCACCTTCCCCGGCCTGGCCCTGACCCTCGCGGGCGTCACCTTCAGCCTGATCGGGGACGGCCTGGCGGACCTCCTGAGGCCCCGCACGTGA
- a CDS encoding ABC transporter substrate-binding protein produces MKRLTRVTLTLAAALVCGQALAVTRGGQLVYGRYADSLFLDPVLNDANLDIWILTNLYDTLLQPTADGKGVQPGLASRYTVSKDGKVMTLTLRSGLKFADGSALTAQDVKWSLDRARQPDAGAWSSSLASITSVTASGSTVTLNLKTPDPTLPAALATFNAAIMPQKLFTAAPGKNDAEKAKAFAEKPIGSGPFVLSEWKRGSYMVLKRNPYYWKKGEDGKALPYLDSVRFEIIPDDNTRILKLQAGELQGAEFIPLSRVAELRGNPRLNMTLFPSTKVNSILMNNRPTLKDGTVNPLSDVKVRQALNYATNKQALIQVVTYGTGKEMKSYMSSTTPLFDASAKGYPYDLAKAKALLASSKFKSGFDVTVLATSGSADDLALLTALQQMWGAIGVRLKIEQLDAATKTARYRANDFQMRTAAWTNDINDPSQITSYYALFSNIESVHTGFKSSEVDKLFAQSQQETSRVKRASQYRAIQNIYLNAAPIIYLYETPYPVALAKNVRGFVQIPLGNNIFAGASLEK; encoded by the coding sequence ATGAAGCGACTGACCCGTGTGACCCTGACTCTCGCGGCCGCGCTGGTGTGCGGCCAGGCCCTGGCGGTGACCCGCGGCGGACAGCTCGTGTACGGCCGCTACGCCGACTCGCTGTTCCTGGATCCCGTCCTGAACGACGCCAACCTGGACATCTGGATCCTCACGAACCTCTACGACACCCTGCTGCAACCCACCGCCGACGGCAAGGGCGTGCAGCCCGGCCTGGCCAGCCGCTACACCGTCTCCAAGGACGGGAAGGTCATGACCCTGACCCTGCGCTCTGGCCTGAAGTTTGCCGACGGCAGCGCCCTGACCGCGCAGGACGTGAAGTGGTCCCTTGACCGCGCCCGCCAGCCCGACGCAGGCGCCTGGAGCAGCTCCCTGGCCAGCATCACCAGCGTCACCGCCAGCGGCTCGACGGTCACCCTGAACCTGAAAACTCCCGACCCCACCCTGCCCGCCGCCCTGGCGACCTTCAACGCGGCCATCATGCCGCAGAAGCTGTTTACGGCCGCGCCCGGCAAGAACGACGCCGAGAAAGCCAAGGCCTTCGCGGAAAAACCCATCGGCTCGGGCCCCTTCGTGCTGAGTGAATGGAAGCGCGGCTCGTACATGGTCCTCAAGCGCAACCCCTACTACTGGAAGAAGGGCGAGGACGGCAAGGCGCTGCCCTACCTCGACAGCGTGCGCTTCGAGATCATCCCGGACGACAACACCCGCATCCTGAAACTCCAGGCCGGTGAGCTGCAGGGCGCGGAATTCATTCCGCTCAGCCGCGTGGCGGAGCTCAGGGGCAACCCCCGCCTAAACATGACGCTGTTCCCCTCCACCAAGGTGAACAGCATCCTGATGAACAACCGCCCCACCCTCAAGGACGGCACCGTCAACCCACTCAGTGACGTCAAGGTCCGCCAGGCGCTGAACTACGCCACGAACAAGCAGGCGCTCATCCAGGTGGTCACGTACGGCACGGGCAAGGAAATGAAGTCGTACATGTCCTCCACCACGCCCCTGTTCGACGCGTCGGCTAAGGGGTACCCGTACGACCTCGCCAAGGCCAAGGCGCTGCTGGCCTCCTCGAAATTCAAGAGCGGGTTTGACGTGACGGTCCTGGCGACCAGCGGCAGCGCCGACGACCTTGCGCTCCTGACCGCACTGCAGCAGATGTGGGGCGCGATCGGCGTGCGCCTGAAGATCGAGCAGCTCGACGCGGCCACCAAGACCGCCCGCTACCGCGCCAACGACTTCCAGATGCGCACGGCCGCCTGGACGAACGACATCAACGACCCCTCGCAGATCACGAGCTACTACGCGCTGTTCAGCAACATCGAATCCGTGCACACCGGCTTCAAGAGCAGCGAGGTGGACAAACTGTTCGCGCAGAGCCAGCAGGAGACCAGCCGCGTCAAGCGCGCCTCGCAGTACCGCGCCATTCAGAACATCTACCTAAACGCCGCGCCGATCATCTACCTGTACGAGACGCCCTACCCGGTCGCGCTGGCCAAGAACGTGCGCGGCTTCGTGCAGATCCCGCTGGGCAACAACATCTTCGCGGGCGCGTCCCTGGAGAAGTAA